Part of the Haliotis asinina isolate JCU_RB_2024 chromosome 8, JCU_Hal_asi_v2, whole genome shotgun sequence genome is shown below.
AAGGACCAGCGTAAATTTCGTACACTGTTGTAACACCACTATGACAATACTCCAGTTATATgatagcggtctgtaaatagtcgtgtcaggaccagacaacaagtgatcaacagtgtgagcatTGGTCTATCATCCGATCCTGTCCCTTtcttcatgacaaacatgagcTGCTGAAGTCTGaattctaaccccgatcttcatAGAATGACATTTCATATTACTTAAGGTAACATATCTTTGTATAACTAAAGACAACAGGAAAAGGTCTGAGGAATTTTATTCCTgctatataatataatatggcACAAAATATTGTCACAAGAAGTAACTTAAAAGCTTaagaaatatgtaaaataatcCCGCATAGTACAATCTGACAGCACCATATATCAATGATATTTGAATTTCTTCAGCTAAACCTTCCCATGTTTGTGGAAGACGTATTGCCTGGGTTGTGCATGTTTTATGACAATATAAAAAACGGTATATAGCGGTACTAACAGAACTGATGTTTAGCCTTTGGTTCAGTATACCGTAATGCCGTCCACAAAtttggcatttttgtttttgggaacattttattaactttcTTGAACCTATTCAAAAATTATTTTGTCTAAATCTATCTGGCTTTGGTTATTGTTGTCaatttcatcatgatcatatTTCATATAACAAACCGATACGAACCAAATTGAAGGCCTTGTACATCAATACATATCATACTGTGGTGAGAGCATACAGTTTCACCCCTAACAAAAACTCAGGCAAACTGTTGACCTTATGATGATAATGAATTTAAGTCCATATAACATAAAGGTCATACAGTAATACTGAAATTTTCTCAAGATTCTCCACAGCAAAttgaggaagtgagtgagttaaattttatgccactttaagaaatgttccagcaatatcacagcatgggacaacagaaatgggcttcacacaccataccaatgtagggaatcaaacctgtggcaagcaaacactttgaccactaggctaccaaaccGCCCCATATCTGACTGATCTGGTGAGAAtgctgatgtgatgttaaatatgaactccctcactcactgatcAGTGCATGTATGTGAGTTTGGCTTCATATTGCTATTATCaacattcctgcaacatcacagGACAGGACAGGAAAGGAGCTTCATGCTCTTTGTCTACAGTAAGCTGATCATATAAACAAGGGCTGtctgtagctgatgtagctTGGGTTACCCGGGGTAATAAAAcgcctgctttgactgttagtgctatgagcattcacctcgtGAGTGGAGTTTGGTGCAATAttaatgcacatattattattattattatcatcatcattattatgtATCTTCTCAGTGTCATGGAATATGTCAgctgcatacatacatatacagttcATAATCTACAGAGGTTACAGCTCTAAACGTTATAGCTGTTATAGCCTGACTataagaaatatgaaatatattgtgGTAATACTTTTTGCATTAAATATCTTCACAACATTATTGCATAATCTGTCACCAACAGAGAGTAATGTTTCAGACCATTTGCAAAGAATACAAAGCACAACAATTTTACAGTCAACCCATACAGCCAAGGTAACAATCAAAATGGTGTTTCCTAAAGAGGAAAGAGGCTTTAATATGCCTCACCATGCAACACTGTGCCAAATTTTAGGATCCCACTGCAAAGCAGCAAACACATCGAAAGCAAACTTGAAATATTATCTAAATCGATGTGACTGATTACTAAATTTATCTTACTGACAGAAGGGGTCTTATAAGCTGATAATTATATAATATAGTAATTGCTTCCTAGCGAAGAAAGGATAAATATAGGTTATCACGTGAGTCTGTTTCGgaatggttaatatcctgcattaggaataatcATTGTACAGCACTAATTCCTAACATCTGCAGATCTAACGACCAACAGAAGTAGACAACATACTTCTGAAGTAAAACATGGTGGGACAGTGAgctaaagtcacatcggcagtatttcagtccTATTGTGACTAAGAaggttgtaaatttataaatgaatacaaataaattTCGATAATACACTTCCCTGTCTGCAaagaacaataaaacaactagattaggccagaccaatgttatttcttgttttacgcaACATACATCATATGTAtttaagaataagaaaaaaatatataaattaattttcactgataaaaataaatattccttatattttcaaaggtcaaaaatgtaaaattaaaaaaaaagattGATTAGTGCTGGCAGAGTATGGCCCAAAAGTACTGAACTTGTAGGAAACTCCTAAACAACTATCCACGCAACAATGCCATCGGCCAACTGCAGACAGGCGATAAGAAATTGAGAACATATGACCTTCATCTTGACATTCAGTTGGTTCATGTGAGCCAAATTTAAACAAAGTGCACACATGAAAAAAACTATTAAATTTCTCTTTTCAcggtgagtattgttttacagtgagcagaaatattccaacaataccacggcaagggacaccggaatgggcttcacaaattgtacgcaggaggggaatcaaacttgggtctttggcatgatgagccaatgttttaaccactaaactaccccatCGCACCTCTCTTTCTTCTTTTCATAAGTAAGGATTATTTCTGTTGTAGAAAGTACCCATGTTTGAGTTGAGGCGACTTAAACCATACACTGAACCAGGTTGCTGTACTAACGTTAACAGTATGTGGAGACTTGAAGCCAATGTAAACCACCAGTTTATAGATTACTGcacagactctctctctctctctctctctctctcacacacacacacacacatacacacacgcacacgacTGTAAGCACAATGATGGAGATAACACTGCTCCCCCTTGTCCAATACGAATTAGCCAAGCTGTAGCACATTTGTGTCGACAGTTCACAGGACAGAAGTAACACTTCCATTGTATACACAATAGCAGAATGGGACCATATTTTAGGAGTCGCTTGGAGTCGAACTTGACAAAAAGCGCATGATGAGTGGGGAGTGGCCCCATTCCACCATTGTGCATATTACGAACAAGTGGTCGATGGAATGAGTACAGTCTGATTAAAATGTGGTCCCATGAAAGTGTCCAGGTAAAGATTGAATGTTAGGTTCTCCTTACACAGCACATTGCCACGTTGACTTCCTAGATCTGATCAGGTCCTCCTGTCACATTGTTTGCCTTCACTTCCTCGTCGCCTAcgtcaaaacaaaacacagtgatgagtgagttgggttaaaAACTCATGTACTCAAGTGCATAATTTGTTTGTATTCTGTTATGTTAAAGAAGTCTgtgctaagtgagtgagtatggttgtaggctgctttagcaatatttcaggattATGATGGtggcagacaccagaaattggcttcatgcACTGTAcctatttggggaatcgaacctgggtggcaagcaaacacttaaaccaccAACCTTCCCCACCAACCCCACAATGAAGATGAAGAAATGACTTCAATAATTTTTGTTTATCTTTCTGACATCAGTGACAATAAAAATCCACTTTCCATCCTTGTATCCATGAATCTAATAAAGATTGTGTGTTGAAAACAACACGTGGTTGTTAAACAGGGTTTGCcaaatatgagtgagtgggtgagtgagtgagtgagtgagtgccactttatgccacttttagcaatattctagcaagtAGATTAATGTTCTTTGCATGGTACAATTCATTTTATTACTTTGATAAAACTTAAAATCTTGTGGGCACTCTTGCCTCTGGGAGACAAGTGTTTGGGCCATCTAGGACATTGTGCTAGGTAGACCTACCAGCTGTGACATATCTGTCACTCTGAGgactgtctgtgtctgtctgaccttcttgtattgttttgtaGCCTGCTAGTCTTCGTGAATCAAGATGTAGCCATCTGAAATATTCAacaagcgagtgagtttagttttatgcaactttcagcaatatcatgttgaggaacaccagaaacgtgTTTCACACCTTGCACCTATGTGGGGGATCAAACCTGAGTTTTTGGCATGACAAACGAATGCCTTACCCATTATGCTACCCGACCATTACTTATATATTCAGCAAGTAAAACTTGCTGGAGGGACATACAACTTCAACGCAATTAATATGAACATTATTGAATGCCACTTTGAGTAAAATTGATACACTTGATTACACACTAGAGTCTAGAAATGCAAAGAATACGTTTCATCACAAGACAGTGTAACAACACAATTTATTTGCATAATTCAATATAGATATATTGACACTCTATTTCTGAACACTGATCACAAGAAGATGATCAAGGGTTGGCTCATGAACGAAGCATACCATTGTGATGTTGATTTTAAGGGTGAATTTTGGACCTCAGTTAATTAAGATCGGCATATCTACAGCTGAGATCATATATATGGTCTTTTTTTACAGTCATACACAGCATGGATCAATGATATCACAAAAAAGATAGGCGTTATTACTGTGCACGAAATAATGAAACCCTCTTAAATGAGGGTTTCAGTCAGTTTGTTGACCACTTACAGCATAAGGGCTACAGCAATGACAAACAGACCAGCGGCTAGCAGGAAACAAAAGCCTGGGAAGAAACCAAGGGATAATGGATACAGCTGATTGAAGAGGAGAGATGCCAGCAAACTTGCAATGCTCTCCATGGCAGCCACCAGTCCAAAGAGTCGTCCTGGTAacagaaacatgaacatattccaCAAGTTagtttggcattttagaagttgggaggTATATACCTGCcaaatttatggataacaacttgttcTATTTTATGAATGCGATGTTTTGGTACAGATTCTTACATTGTTGGCAACCAGGATAATGGTAAATGTAGTATCAAAACATCACATTTACTATATGAAAGGGTGATGGAGTGTccttagttttatgctgcacttagCCAGATCAGCCTCGACATGAAAACCTTTTGATTGGAAGGTATATATACCACACTTACTAATTTCAAGGGTCCTGGACCAgtcaatctggtgatcaacatgacgacccattagtcacctcttacaataagcatggcttactgaaggccaattccaGCCTAGATCTTCACAGTTCTGGAGTAGTGAAATGGTGTAGAGTACCAAACCATAGGAATAGATAATGATTTTGATTACTTGAACTATAATTATAATCCTTTTAAGAATTTGGTAAATAACTGTTACTATGAATGTCTGGGGTGCATCAAACATTTTCTCATGTATCCATGGAGGAGGGTTAGCCTAATGGTTCAAGTGCTCGCTTGTCACGCCcaagatctgggttcaattccccacataggtacaatctgtgatgcccatttctggtgtcccccttctGTGAAtttgctagaatattactaaaagaggcataaaactaaatgcactcactcactctttagaATATGCTCAATATGTTTGTTCAcatcaaacacatatttttgcATCACATAAAACACTGCACACATATTATCTACATACTACATACCAGCATGTTATGAGACCTACCCTGTTCTCCTTGGCTGACCATATTGGACAGTAGTGACCGTATGACAGTTGCTGGAAAGCCTTGAAACATGGCAAATATCACAACTGAAACAAAAAGCAATGCTTGTAGATCCCAATAGAAGAGCATTGTGTAGGGTAGGTGGCCATGGATGTAGATTCCAGTATAGGGGCATAGTGTTGGGTAGGTGGCCATGGATGTAGATTCCAGTACAAGGGCATAGTGTTAGGTAGGTGGCCATAGATGTAGATTTCAGTATAGGGGCATAGTGTTGGGTAGGTGGCCATGGATGTAGATTTCAGTATAGGGGCATAGTGTTGGGTAGGTGGCCATGGATGTAGATTTCAGTATAGGGCCTAGTGTAGGGTAGATGGCCATGGATGCAGATTCCAATATAGGGGCATAGTGTTGGGTAGGTGGCCATGGATGTAGATTCCAGTATAGGGGCATAGTGTAGGGTAGATGACCATGGATGTAGATTCCAGTATAGGGGCATAGTGTTGGGTAGGTGGCCATGGCTGTAGACTCCAAAAGAACTGTATGGTGTTAGATAAGGATCCATGGCTGTTGACAAGGGACGGTTTGGACAGTTAAACATGGCTGTTAGATATATTCATTAATGGAACTGACACCTGGTAAACAAAAGTCTAATTGCTCACATTGCAATTGTACCATGACAGATAACAGTCATAATATTGCAACTGTACCATGACTGATAACAGTCACAATGTTGCAATTGTACCATGACTGATAACAGTCATAATATTGCAATTGTACCATGACAGATAACAAGCATAATATTGCAACTGTACCATGACTGATAACAGTCACAACATTGCAATTGTACCATGACAGATAACAGTCATAATATTGCAACTGTACCATGACAGATAACAGTCATAATATTGCAATTGTACCATGACAGATAACAGTCATAATATTGCAACTGTACCATGACTGACAACAGTCATAATGTTGCAACTGTACCATGAGAGATAACAGTCATAATATTGCAACTGTACCATGAGAGATAACAGTCACAATGTTGCAACTGTACCATGACTGATAACAGTCATAATATTGCAACTGTACCATGACAGATAACAGTCACAATGTTGCAACTGTACCATGACAGATAACAGTCATAATATTGCAATTGTACGATAACAGATAACAGTCATAATATTGGAAGTGTACCATGACTGATAACAGTGATAAAATTGCCATTGTACCATGACTGATAACAGTCATAATATTGCAATTGTACCATGACAGATAACAGTCATAAAAACTGATTAGCTGTCTCCATAGTATACGGCTTTGCAAAATTGTACAGAATCAGTTTATGACCAACTTGGAAAGAAATCATTAGGGATGAAGCTGATAATTAACATTCATCAAAATGCATTAACACAGCAGCAAGGTACCTAAAAATGTGAGCCATGTCTTTGTGCTCAACCCAAGAACCACCAGGCCGATGATCTTGGACGTCAAGCCCCATAATCCCACAGTGGTGTCCCTCATGTTCCGACACAAAGGCAGAACTGTCACCAGGGTTATACTGCGAGTGAAGTTCTCCAGGCCCTTAAAGTACCCAAATGTTGTCTGAGACCAGCTGAGTGGCGGTCGCCGTGTGTACAGGAGAAGGACATCAATTTCACCTGTGAAACAAGAAGAATTACACCATGAACaagtctgatgttgatgtgtcaTGTCATCTTGGTTAGTTAATAAGGACttcatgtcagaattggagCCCTTGGGCCTGATGCCTAATTGAATAGGTGATTTGATAGATAGGGAGGTCATCAATCATACTAGAAAGATATGGATTGTAGCTCACTTTATCGACCACTGGACTGTCAGTCATGTTTAAATATCATGAAACAAGCACCACAGTTTATAGCACACCATGATTAGCCCTTTGCTTTCACTTAGGTAGGAAGTTATAAAAACAATTCaaattgcttgtcatgccaaagacccaggtttgattccccacatgggtagaatatgTGAGTCCCCTACCATGATAGTGCAGAAATATTGGGAAAAGTTGTGGAAAACTCATGCCCTCACTCTGTAATACAGAATACAGTTGTGCCCCTCTTGTctgaacacttgtgtttttcttgaaatcgTCTGAACCACGaaccatatgtacatgtacaagaaACGAACATATTAGGCCTCGGACATAACCTTTATTGACTGATAACACCTCAACAAGTACTTGATGCTTCACCTTCATATTTCCTGCTCGATACACTATGTCTAAACATAAACTGTGTTAACCAGCCACGAGAATAAGTGAATTCCGAGAAACCCATGCTATTGCTGAGAGGACATGCTTTTTAAATTAACATTTTGTCATTGGCGGGCAAATTAACACACCTCATAATTAAgtcagtgtcaccttgctaaTTACAGGTACACATATAGTGAAATTTCTTACACTTCAAAGACTACTGTCTTTCACAAGACCAATTGGTATTTGTGTCTGTAAACATACTGACAAGTGCTCAGCCATCCGGACATATGAGACCAAAATGCACATAATgtagtgttttgtatgtgaaaatgaccgtCTGGTTACAGACACTGGATTTCCAAATatgtgagtaattttacaacaaTGTGAACTCGTTTCAAGGCATTGTCGTTTGGAAAACAAATTTTCCAGATATCTTGGGTTTGGATAAACGGGACATGACTGTAGTGAATTAAAATTTAGATGAAGTTCTCAGACTGACAAATACGACAAAGCCTACTCACATGATGTTCCGATAacaatgatgatgaagatgatgagtGCAAAGAAGATATAAAGATTTTTCTTTTCCTCCCTCTTCTTCATCACACAACGCCCAGATTCTACAATGGACATCAGACACCAGAACATGCAGACACCTTCACCCTCACGTCTTCTTGTGTTGGCAGTGATGTTCTCTAGACGTATGATTGCATATACCATTCCTAAGAAGAAGCTGCAACTTATAAACGTGAAGACAAACATGTAGCTTGTATTGTCCAGCATGACGCCAGACATGAAGACTCCTAACGTTCCAGCAAAGAAGGTCATAGACTCCAAGATCCCTATTCGCATAGTCTTACTGTTGGGATCAGCAATGTGGCTTACGTAGCTGTACACGGACATCAGCAGGGTAGGGAATCCTCCTGACAAGCCCTTTATTACGCCACCAATCAAAACATACTCCAGTTTACTTGAAGGGTAAATGGACATAAGCAAGTAGACAATGGAACACAATGTTGATCCCATACAGGGAATAATAACTGGCAGCTTCCGACccactttgtcaccccaggatcCATACAAAAACAGAACTGTCAAACATGATGGAACAAGAGCCACAACACTGATCTTTAAAATCCAATATGACGCCTGAGATTGGATATAATCCCCTTCTGTTTTGTGCTCCTCTTGGAAAGTCTTGTTTCGCAGGCTGCTACAGAAGGTCTGGTTGTACCTGTCAGTACAGACCTTCTTGTACACAAAGGCCTGGATGGTTGGGTATGTCAGAAAGGTTCCGATCATGTAAAGAAACAAAACTGGTTCAACTGTTATGAGATTCAGATCAAGCTGTCGTCTGCCACATCTAATCAcggccatttttgaaaatgcaaGAGAATTGACGGTCCTATTCAGTAAACACACTGTAAATGCTCTGGGACAATTTCATGAGCAGCAGTTATGAGATTCAGATCAAGTGTTGTCTGCCAGAAGTTCAGGAAGTCTTCCAAACCAGATCTGAAAGTGAAAGGATAAATGATTTTATTCAAAAACCTGTAAACCCAGTCTTTCTGGTTcatttaaaacaacatgaacatccacaagtacatcacaacataaaTTATTCAGCATTATAGCGAATACCCAGGCAGATGTCAATTAATCTGTAGTTTAATCTCTACTTTAAGAGGTTAATTTAGCCTGCATTACAATATCACCCTTTGCAAGTGTATTTACCATGCATTACATTGTCACCCTTGGTGAGTGTATTTACCATGCATTACAATGTCACCCTTGGTGAGTGTATTTACCATGCATTTTAGTGTAATCCTTAATGAGTGTATGTATCATGCATTACAACGTAACCACTGGTGAATAATGTACCATGCATTACAATGTAACCCTTGGTGAGTGTATGTATCATGCATTACAATGTATCTCTTGGTAAGCGTATGTACCATGCATTACAATATCACCCTTTGTGAGTGTATTTACCATGAATTTCAGTGTAATCCTTGGTGAGTGTATGTACCATGCATTACAACATAGCCCTTGGTCACGCATGCATTACAATGTCACCCTTGGTGAGTGTATTTACCATGCATTACAATGTCACCCTTGGTGAGTGTATTTACCATGCATTTTAGTGTAATCCTTAATGAGTGTATGTATCATGCATTACAACGTAACCACTGGTGAATAATGTACCATGCATTACAATGTAACCCTTGGTGAGTGTATGTATCATGCATTACAATGTATCTCTTGGTAAGCGTATGTACCATGCATTACAATATCACCCTTTGTGAGTGTATTTACCATGAATTTCAGTGTAATCCTTGGTGAGTGTATGTATCATGCATTACAACATAACCCTTGGTCACGCATGCATTACAATGTCACCCTTGGTGAGTGTATTTACCATGCATTACAATGTCACCCTTGGTGAGTGTATTTACCATGCATTACAATGTCACCCTTGGTGAGTGTATTTACCATGCATTTTAGTGTAATCCTTGGTGAGTGTATGTATCATGCATTACCATGTAACCCTTGGTGAGTGCATGAAACATGCATTACAGTGTTATCCTTGGGGAATGTATTTATCACGCATTACAATGTAACTGCTTGGGAGAGAAATAAAACTTAAGGTTCTACAGTTTTTGAGGAGTATATACTaaccacataaagaaactgtgcattgtcacaacattatcccagttgataagtaccaTAACATTGTCAAACGTACATATAAACGTTAATGGAGGAATCATGAGACCATAATAAGTCGGAGAATTTCAATTGATAAGTcagtcacaatgacgtcacaagtccacaagcgggacaggggtcaaacgacaatgtcacaagctcaatagtGGGTATGTCCATCATTGgtattgagaacagcagtgcactGACAACACATAGAGCCTATGAAatgtgcaaggaaggcttgtgggatgtcacaccagattctctcaagttttGTTGCAAGGCCAAGGACATTATCGGttggatgaggaagacggtgtcgtccatctcgtcccaaacatgctctatcatGCTCTATCATGGAGAGATCCGGTGATTTTGCAGGCCAAAGCAGCAAGTCAATGtagtggtgttgcaagaaatccatagcaacccttgccgtatgagggcgGGCACTGTCAGTTACTTGTTAGTGACATGGTGGGCTTACAACATTATTTGATAGCCGACCCTGTGTGTTAttttacattttccaagggtgtATATTTGACATCATTGACTAtgggaaatatttcgaaaataaattacaattgtggtaactagatgatgtctgtatagttcatgatcaatcaaagtGTAACTTTCAAAGATCAACTTACctatttatctaacactaaatgtgactggtctaaaGAAtactttcagccaatgaataatgttgtTTTATTCTGATGACGGTGACACTAATTGAATtaacagtgaccaccaagtcatggttttatcaaatttgcttttgcacatgtttacgTTTAAGTCATTGCAAGTAATTCATTgattactttcttttaacacaATGTCTCAATTTCCTATATtaaatacagggctggttacatgttaacagggctgGCAACATTTGACTGTAGGAATGTTTACCCAGGGCCATGACGATGGAGAAAAGGAATTGCCTCAGGTcaaagaatctgatccctgtagcccacaccagttaagagtgccctgaacaatcaccgaAGGCGTTCCTTGGTGTGCTCTTATTCCACCCTAAATCATCAtggaaccaccaccaccaaagtgATTCCTCTCCAAGATACAGtcctgtgcataacgttctcccacaTGTCTATAGGCACATGGATGTCCATCACTATAGGAAATGtgaaacctggactcatctgtataaacaacatttctccaccaaaacaagggtctgcagacatgatttcggcaccacattcagcgagcttgtcgatgaccTTGTTTCAGGAAAGGTCGTATGGCGGGATGTCTTGGTCTGATCCAGTGATGACATAAACTTTGTCGAAATGTATTGAGGTGAACATGACGAAGTCCTAGGAGGGTCTGGGCAGTCAttactgcagtctgaaacctgtggcaaagatgggtcacccttatccatctgtcctgtcttgacGTTGTTACACTTGGACCTTTTCAG
Proteins encoded:
- the LOC137294634 gene encoding lysosomal proton-coupled steroid conjugate and bile acid symporter SLC46A3-like, with product MAVIRCGRRQLDLNLITVEPVLFLYMIGTFLTYPTIQAFVYKKVCTDRYNQTFCSSLRNKTFQEEHKTEGDYIQSQASYWILKISVVALVPSCLTVLFLYGSWGDKVGRKLPVIIPCMGSTLCSIVYLLMSIYPSSKLEYVLIGGVIKGLSGGFPTLLMSVYSYVSHIADPNSKTMRIGILESMTFFAGTLGVFMSGVMLDNTSYMFVFTFISCSFFLGMVYAIIRLENITANTRRREGEGVCMFWCLMSIVESGRCVMKKREEKKNLYIFFALIIFIIIVIGTSCEIDVLLLYTRRPPLSWSQTTFGYFKGLENFTRSITLVTVLPLCRNMRDTTVGLWGLTSKIIGLVVLGLSTKTWLTFLVVIFAMFQGFPATVIRSLLSNMVSQGEQGRLFGLVAAMESIASLLASLLFNQLYPLSLGFFPGFCFLLAAGLFVIAVALMLWLHLDSRRLAGYKTIQEGQTDTDSPQSDRYVTAGDEEVKANNVTGGPDQI